From the Deinococcus gobiensis I-0 genome, the window CCACAGTATCCACAGGACCTACTAGTACTACTACTATTTTTTTTAAGTATTACAGAACAGGTAAAACATAGGGGTTCGGACCAGACCGACCAGTTCAGGACAAAAGACCCAAAAGGAAGGCAAGAAGAGCATGAAGGCGAACGTCACCAAGAAAACCCTGAGCGAGGGCCTCGGCCTTCTCGAACGGGTGATCCCCAGCCGCAGCAGCAATCCCCTCCTGACCGCCCTGAAGGTGGAAGCCTCCGAGGCGGGCCTGACCCTGAGCGGGACCAATCTCGAAATCGACCTGTCGTGCTTCGTACCGGCGGAAGTGCAGTCGCCCCAGGACTTCGTGGTCCCCGCCCACCTGTTCGCGCAGATCGTGCGCAACCTGGGCGGCGAACTCGTGGAACTCGAACTCTCGGGAGCGGAACTCGCCGTGCGTGCGGGGGGCTCGGACTTCAAACTCCAGACCGGCGACCTCGCCGCGTATCCGCCGCTGACCTTCCCCACCCACGCCGACGTGAGTCTGGACGGGGGCGAACTGGCGCGCGCCTTTTCCAGCGTGCGCTACGCCGCGAGCAACGAGGCGTTTCAGGCCGTCTTCCGCGGGATCAAGCTTGAGCACCGCGCCGAGTCGGCCCGTGTGGTGGCCTCCGACGGTTACCGGGTCGCCATCCGCGATTTTCCGGCGAGCGGCGACGGCAAGAACCTGATCGTGCCTGCCCGCAGCGCCGACGAACTCATCCGCGTGCTGCGCGACGGCGAGGCCCGTTTCACCTACGGCGACGGGCAATTGAGCGTGACCACCGACCGGGTCCGCATGAACCTCAAGTTGCTCGACGGTGATTTCCCCGACTACGAGCGCGTCATCCCCAAAGACATCAAGCTTCAGGTGACGCTGCCCGCCACCGCCCTGAAGGAAGCCGTGGGCCGCGTGGCCGTGCTGGCCGACAAGAACGCGAACAACCGCGTCGAGTTTCTGGTGTCCGAGGGCAAATTGCGCCTGGCTGCCGAGGGCGACTACGGCCGCGCACAGGACACCCTCGACGTGGTGCAGGGCGGCTCGGAGCCGGCCATGAGTCTCGCTTTCAACGCCCGGCATGTCCTTGACGCCCTGGGGCCCATCGACGGCGAAGCCGAGCTGCTGTTTTCCGGCTCTACAAGCCCCGCCATCTTCCGCGCGAGCGGCGGCGGGGGGTATATGGCGGTCATGGTTACGCTGCGCGTCTGAGGGGCCTTTTTGAGGCAAGGAGAGGCATTCACGTATCGGGAGGGGAGGTTAAAATGACTTGAGGCATAAAAAAAGCGGCGATAGCTCACCGCCCTCGACCAAGATTCGGGTGTGCTGATCGCCTCATAGACCTGAAAATGGCGGCCTGATCCAAGGCTGCCACCCCTTCTCACGCCTTTTCAGATACTACCCCCGTAGATGTCAGGGGGTATGTAAACGGCGTCGGAGGCCCATCGGGAGCCACTTATCAGCAAGGAAATTTACCGGATTCTGCTTGCTCTGATCGCATTGATCGCGCTTTTCCTCATTCTCGTTGTGACATCCAGATCAGCTACACAGGCTGTGGCCTGGGGTGCAGGCGGCGCAATCGCTCTGGCCGTGGTCTGGTTCTTCAGGTTCCTGACCTCCCTGAAGTAATCAGGTCGGTCAAGGAGGTGTCTGGCCCACGGGAACTTCAACCTGTGGGCTCTTTTTCTGGGTCGAGTTCAGCAAAGCCATACCCGCCTACTCAGGCTGTTCCGAATGGACAGGATGCTTCCGTCTGACATTCGGCGGTCTATAGTGTGACTGATACACCTACCGGCCGGTCTGCGGCCGGGGGACGTTCCGGGAGGCAAGCTATGAAGATCGAAAAAGTTATCGCCCGTGAAGTGCTCGACTCGCGTGGGAACCCCACCGTCGAGGCCGAAGTGCACCTCGACAGCGGCTTCCACGGCCGCGCCATCGTGCCCAGCGGCGCGAGCACCGGCGCGCACGAGACGCTGGAACTGCGTGACGGCGATAAGGCCCGTTACCTGGGCAAGGGCGTGCTGAAGGCCGTCCAGAACGTCAATGAAGCCCTGGGGCCGGCCGTGGTGGGGCTGGACGCCTCCGACCAGAACCTGATCGACGCCACGCTGCTCGCCACCGACGGCACCCCCAACAAGGGCAAGCTGGGCGGCAACGCCATCCTGGCCGTGAGCCTGGCGACCGCCCGCGCCGCCGCCAGCGAGCTGGACGTGCCGCTGTACCGCTACCTGGGCGGCAGCAACGCCAAGACGCTGCCCGTCCCGATGATGAACGTCATCAATGGCGGCGCGCACGCCGACAACTCGGTGGACTTCCAGGAATTCATGATCATGCCGGTCGGCGCGCCCACCTTCCGTGAGGCGCTGCGCTACGGCGCCGAGACCTTCCACACGCTGAAGAAGGTGCTCAGCGCCAAGGGCTACAACACCAACGTGGGCGACGAGGGCGGCTTCGCGCCGGACCTCAAGAGCAACGAGGAAGCCCTGGACGTGCTGCTCGAAGCCATCCAGAAGGCGGGTTACGAGCCGGGCAAGGACATCATGATCGCGCTGGACCCCGCCGTGACCGAGCTCTACAAGGACGGCAACTACCACCTGGAGAGCGAGGGCCGCGTGCTGAGCACCGGCGAGATGGTGGACTTCTGGGCCGACTGGGCCAGCCGCTACCCCATCGTGAGCATCGAGGACGGCCTGGCCGAGGACGATTGGGACGGCTGGGCGCAGCTCACGGCCAAGATCGGCGACAAGGTGCAGCTCGTGGGTGACGACCTGTTCGTGACCAACCCCGAGCGCCTCCAGCGCGGCATCGACAGCAAGGTCGGCAACGCGATCCTGGTGAAGGTCAACCAGATCGGCAGCCTGACCGAGAGCATGGACGCCATCGAACTCGCCAAGCGCCACCACTACGGCACGGTCATCAGCCACCGTTCGGGCGAGTCCGAGGACGCCTTCATCGCCGACCTCGCCGTGGCGACGAACGCCGGCCAGATCAAGACCGGCTCGGCCAGCCGCAGCGACCGCATCGCGAAGTACAACCAGCTGCTGCGCATCGAGGACCAGCTCGGCGACCGCGCCGTGTATCCCGGCCGCAAGGCCCTGCGCTGAACGCCCCGGGGCGGCTGGACGTTCTCCGGCCGCCCGCTTTCTTGCCCCGCTTGGAAAGGATTCCAGATGAAGCACTTTGACCGCGCGACCAAGATCGTCGCCACCATCGGCCCCGCGAGCCGCAGCCCCGAAGTCCTGAGCCGCATGATGGACATGGGCCTGAATGTCGTGCGCATGAACTTCAGCCACGGCGATCAGGAAGACCACCGCCAGACCTTCCAGATGGTGCGCGACCTCGCCGCCAAGAAGAACATGCCCATCGGCATCCTGCAGGACCTCCAGGGGCCCAAGATCCGGGTGGCCCGCTTCGCCGAAGGCAAGGTCACCCTGGCGCAGGGCGACCGGTTCACTATTACGATGGACGACGTCGAGGGCGACCAGACGCGCGTGGGCAGCACCTACAAGGGCCTGGCCCTGGACGTGCACCCCGGCATGACGCTGCTGCTCGACGACGGCAACATGGCCCTGAAGGTCGAGGGCGTGCGCGGCAACGACGTGCTGACCACCGTGATGGTCGGCGGCGTCCTGAAGAACAACAAGGGCATCAACGTGCCCGAAGCCGACCTGTCGGTGCCTGCCCTGTCGGACAAGGACGTGTCGGACATGGAATTCGGCGCGTCGCTGGGTGTGGACTGGGTGGCGCTGTCGTTCGTGCGCTCGCGCGACGACCTGCTGCTGGCCCGGCACTATCTCGCGCGCTTCGGCTCGCGTGCCAAGCTGATGGCCAAGATCGAGAAGCCGCAGGCGGTGGACCGCTTCGAGGACATCCTGCGCGAGGTGGACGGCATCATGGTGGCGCGCGGCGACCTGGGCGTCGAGATGCGCCCCGAGCAGGTCCCGACCATCCAGAAGCGCATCATCCGCATGTGCCGCGAGCAGGGCAAGCCGGTCATCACCGCGACCCAGATGCTCGAGAGCATGATCGGCCTGCCGCGCCCCACCCGCGCCGAGGCCTCGGACGTGGCGAACGCTATCTACGACGGCACCGAC encodes:
- the dnaN gene encoding DNA polymerase III subunit beta, which gives rise to MKANVTKKTLSEGLGLLERVIPSRSSNPLLTALKVEASEAGLTLSGTNLEIDLSCFVPAEVQSPQDFVVPAHLFAQIVRNLGGELVELELSGAELAVRAGGSDFKLQTGDLAAYPPLTFPTHADVSLDGGELARAFSSVRYAASNEAFQAVFRGIKLEHRAESARVVASDGYRVAIRDFPASGDGKNLIVPARSADELIRVLRDGEARFTYGDGQLSVTTDRVRMNLKLLDGDFPDYERVIPKDIKLQVTLPATALKEAVGRVAVLADKNANNRVEFLVSEGKLRLAAEGDYGRAQDTLDVVQGGSEPAMSLAFNARHVLDALGPIDGEAELLFSGSTSPAIFRASGGGGYMAVMVTLRV
- the eno gene encoding phosphopyruvate hydratase translates to MKIEKVIAREVLDSRGNPTVEAEVHLDSGFHGRAIVPSGASTGAHETLELRDGDKARYLGKGVLKAVQNVNEALGPAVVGLDASDQNLIDATLLATDGTPNKGKLGGNAILAVSLATARAAASELDVPLYRYLGGSNAKTLPVPMMNVINGGAHADNSVDFQEFMIMPVGAPTFREALRYGAETFHTLKKVLSAKGYNTNVGDEGGFAPDLKSNEEALDVLLEAIQKAGYEPGKDIMIALDPAVTELYKDGNYHLESEGRVLSTGEMVDFWADWASRYPIVSIEDGLAEDDWDGWAQLTAKIGDKVQLVGDDLFVTNPERLQRGIDSKVGNAILVKVNQIGSLTESMDAIELAKRHHYGTVISHRSGESEDAFIADLAVATNAGQIKTGSASRSDRIAKYNQLLRIEDQLGDRAVYPGRKALR
- the pyk gene encoding pyruvate kinase, which gives rise to MKHFDRATKIVATIGPASRSPEVLSRMMDMGLNVVRMNFSHGDQEDHRQTFQMVRDLAAKKNMPIGILQDLQGPKIRVARFAEGKVTLAQGDRFTITMDDVEGDQTRVGSTYKGLALDVHPGMTLLLDDGNMALKVEGVRGNDVLTTVMVGGVLKNNKGINVPEADLSVPALSDKDVSDMEFGASLGVDWVALSFVRSRDDLLLARHYLARFGSRAKLMAKIEKPQAVDRFEDILREVDGIMVARGDLGVEMRPEQVPTIQKRIIRMCREQGKPVITATQMLESMIGLPRPTRAEASDVANAIYDGTDAVMLSAESAAGLYPVESVAMMDRIAREAEGSEHYQMLQQQQVIDTELAQDSIAFAACSIGEKLDAPAIVTFTSTGGAAARIAKYRPPLAILALTPNEQTRNQLTLSWGVVPMLSEDPSDTDDMVRIANDELKKSGLADVKDRYVITAGVPFGVRGTTNMLRVERLREDDFGALR